The Candidatus Eremiobacteraceae bacterium DNA window CGGCCGGATGTGGTGGTGCAGAGCGTGTGGGGTTTCACCGAGTCGCGCCACTGTTGGTCGGAATGCACGCCGCCCGATTACGATTCGACATATGGATTCCACACGTATCCGGACTTCGACGTGTTTGAATGTATCGATCCCGACACCTGCGACCCAGTAGGTCCCGGCGAACGCGGTGAGATCGTGTACACGACTCTATCAGGGCGCGGCTCGTGCGTGATGCGGTTTCGCACGGGTGACATCGCTGAAGGTGGGATCGTGTACGATCCGTGTCCGGGCTGCGGGCGCATCGTTCCTCGAGTTTCCACCAATCTGTCGCGGCGATCGGAGATCGCGGAATTTCAGTTCACAAAGATTCGCGGTACGCTGGTGGATTTGAATGGGTTCTTACCGTCGATGGCGTCGGTTGCCGACGTCATTGAGTGGCAGCTGATCGTGCGCAAGGCAAATGACGATCCGGACGATCTCGACGTGATCGATTTGCATATCGCGGTTCGCGACGGTTGCGATGTAGAGGCGCTGAAACACACGCTGCAGATAAAGCTTTTCGCCGACACTGAAGTAACGCCGAATGCAATCGAAGTCTTGCCGCTCGACCGCCTGGAATCGGACTTAGGGTTGGACACGCAGATGAAGGAACTGCGCATAAGGGACTTGCGGGCTCAGGCCAAACCGATTTCTTAGACGCCCGTTTTCGTCTTGATTCCAACAGAGTGGACATCCGACCGTGCGCCCGAGCTGGAATTACGAGCGTGCAGGCGCAGTCCCAACCGGGAGTGTATAAGCCGCATGCCCATGCGATAAACGACTTCATAACCGTCGCGCAGGAGCTCATGACATAGGCTGACTGCTCGACAGGGTTAACGCCCCAAGTTATCCGCCGATAGATAAGGTGATGGCTAGACTGAAGGGGAGCGACCCGAAACGTCCGATTTTTCTTATCGCGTGGTTGGTCGCCTGCGTGGCCGTAGCCGGCTGTGGTCAAGACGCGCCGGGTAAGCCAGAATATCGCACTAGCTATCCATCGTCGCTACCGTCGTCCGTCGCGGCCGAGCTCGTTGCGCAAGCGCCAACAATAGGGAAGACTTCCTTCGGCCGAGGCGTTGACGTGAGTATCTTCCTGCCATCGTGGCTGTTTAGTGGGGCGCGCGTCGTCGACGGGACTCTCTACGTGATGTACTACACACAACAGTCGGCCAATCAGCAGATTGCGAGCGTATCGCGCGGCGTGCTACACCCCGTCTTGCTTTCTCACGAATATATGGCGATGACGTTCGAGAACGACAATCGCTTGATCTCTGCGGTGCGCGAGGGTAACGTAAGGGACTGGTACCGGCTCCGGGGCGGTAACGCGATCGCGGTTCCAAGACCTGATTCGCCGGTTTATGGGATTCCGCATCACGTGCTCGCCGATGGGGATTCGTGCTCCGACGGCATGATTGGAACCGGCAGTGCGCTCGACGACCTTCTGGCGCACCATCGGGTCAGCATCCTATCGGACGCGGCGATGTCTCACGCGACCAACGGTTCGCTCGCGAAAGCCGTCGGAGTCTATTGCGATCACTTCCATGGCAAGAACTATGCGACGATAGACAGCCCGGGTGTCATCTTTCGGCTCGATGGACAGGTTGCGTCGCTCATCTCGACCGGTTGGATCGAAGCGGCGAGCGATCGGCTCCTCTTGATCCAATCCAACACGATGTTCATCGAGGCTGAGGTTCACTAGCACTGCAATTCGTTGGATGAAGTAGGTTATTTGAGAGAACACGAAAATCGATCGGATCATAAGTAAGGAGTTGCAATTGTCGGCGATCATACAACCTATCCCGCAGACGAACGACGTTTCGCTGGTTCGTCTGTACGTCTTACGGGCCTTGTACTTGTTTATCGTGGTCGGCCTCGGCACACAAATTTGGCCCGACATCTTGAATCCTGGAAGACGATGGGATTTACTGGAGGGCATCGTCTCGTGTGTGCTCGCCGCCTTTTGGTTTCTGTGCCTGCTCGGACTGCGCTATCCACTCAAGATGCTCCCCGTACTCTTTTGGGAGTTGATCTGGAAGACGCTTTGGCTCGGCATTGTCGCGTTGCCGCAGTGGTTGGCGGGGCATATCGACGAGTCGATCGTGCCCAACCTATACGCCTGCTCGCTCGTCGTGCTTGTGTACATCGCCATGCCGTGGACTTATGTCTACGCGCGCTACCTGAAAGCGCCCGGCGATCGCTGGCGGTGACGGCGCGGCAAGTCACCACTACGGGTGATTCAACATGGCAAAACGCGATACGCTGTGAGAATATACCGTCGAGCGCGATCACTCACAAATGACGCACGGTGACACGAAGTGGTACATCCAGAAACAACGGTGCGAGCACGGTGAAGGAGTTGCAGATTCGGGATCTGCGGAGCCAGGCGAAGGCTTGAGAAACCGGTCTAGTGCACGTTTGTTAAGAGCGCGAGATCGAAGCTGATGAGCATGACATCGAACGCGAAGAGCGCGAGTTCGGTGCGCCTCGTGTGATTGGGCGGGAGCGACATGACAGCCCTCCCATAACCCGCGCTGTTCTGCGCACAATTAATGCGTTGCTCGTTACCTCGGATAGCTTCTGCTCGATGGTGCGAGAGCATCCGTCGGTCGGGTTCGAAAGAGCGTAGCCCCATTGCGGGATAGTCGTCGTGGATTGTTCTTTGGACTTGCAGCATACAATTGGTATATCGGTAAACGATCGCTGACGATGCGTCGGCCGAACCGATTGTGATACACCGCCACCGTGATGTGAAGGACCTGGACGGCGTAGTAGAAGTACCTATGACGAGCCCGTGAAGATGTTGCGAAGCCACTGCGTGACGTGCCTAACACAAGAGTTCTCGATCCGACGCTCGTCTCGTCGTGAGGCAAAGAGATCGCCGATGGCGGCGTCCGAGCGCGCCGTTCCAACGAGTTCGCGCTCGCTCTCGAGAGCGATGGCTAGCTACTCGCGAACACCGGTGCGAAAAGCGCTCCAACATCCGCACATGGTGGTCAATACCTAATCGAAGCATAGGTGTGCACGCGCCCAACGTCACATCTAGCGTCACCCCAGTTTTCTGGCTCGTAATCGCTCATGACGGGGAGTTACGCTTTGCGTCGTCAATCTGCCAGTGTTTACGCCACGATTGTTGTCGCGTTTATCTCGGTCGGCTCCGGTTGCTCAAGTGCCTCGAATCCGATTCTGGCTCCTCATTCTACTGCGGCCGGCATCGGAAAGATACGGCATTCCGTCGGGAGCGAGAGCTGGACCACCAAGGCACCCATGCCGACGGCGCGCCTTGCCTTGGCAGCGGCCGTCGTCGTCGGCACGCTTTATGCTGTTGGCGGATCAGACACGAACAACGAAATCGTGAACACATTTGAGGCCTACGATCCAGAGACGGATACGTGGACTACCAAATCACCGATGCCGAAAGCGCGCGTTTATCTGGCCGCATGTGCCATCAGCAGAATTCTCTATGCGGCCGGAGGTGCGGATAAGAGAGGCGCTTCGGACGCTCTTTTTGCATATGACCCTGTGACGGATGCCTGGACGAAAAAAGCGGACATGCGACATAAGGTCTCCGGCCTGGCGGTTGGCGTCGTTCACGGCGAACTCTATGCCGTCGGCGGCAACAACGGGAACCAAGTCTTCAAAACGGTCGAGGCGTACGACACCGCGGCGAATACTTGGACTACCGAGAATCCAATGCCGACCGCGCGTTGGGGTTTAGCCGTGGGTGTCGTTAACGGTATTTTATATGCCGTCGGCGGATTGGGAAGCAGAGGTCCGCTGAATACGGTTGAGGCATACGATGCCGCGACGAACCGCTGGACGTCCAGAGCCGCTATGCCCACGGCGCGCTTTGGGCTAACGGTAAGCGTCACGAATGGCAAGCTCTATGCCATCGGCGGTGAAGGGGTCGGGAACTATTTGGATACGGTAGAGGCATACGATCCCGCGACAAACACTTGGACCGCCAAGGCTGCCATGCCGACGGCGCGATTCGCGCTCGCCTCAGGCGTCCACAATGGCACAATCTATGCAGTCGGCGGCTATAGCGGCGACGTCCTGAATACGGTTGAAGCTTTCAGGCCGTAGTTATGACCGATCGAATTACCACCGCCGCATTCTTGGGTCCTATGACCGAAAGCAATCAAATAGTACAGTCCTCCAAGGTTCATAATGTCCGCGACGCGCACGCACGTGCGATAATAAAAATCTCGTTAAATCGGCCGCATCGAACCCGGGATGCATCGGGCCACGCAACGTGGAAAAGACCGCGCACCGAAAAATAACTTCTCACAAGACAACAAACCGGAGGATATTCCGATGCCGCGATACTTAGTCGAGCGCAGTTTTCCGAATGGGTTAGAAATCCCAATGTCCAATGAAGGTGCGACGGCGTGCTTAAATGTCGTCAAGAACAATCTTCATGAGGGCGTCTCTTGGGTTCACTCATACGTCTCGACCGACAAGAAAAAGACGTACTGCATCTACGACGGGCCGGACGAGAAGGCGATCCGGATCGCGGCAGAGTCGAACGGGCTGCCGGTTGACACCGTCAGCGAGGTGAAAGTACTCGATCCGTATTTCTACCACTAGGCATTACTTGACGGAGATTCGCAATGGCACTCACGATTGGCAGCACGGCCCCCGACTTTGAAGCCGAGACCACCGAAGGCAAGATCCACTTCCACGATTGGATCGGCGACGGCTGGGCGGTGCTGTTCTCGCATCCAAAGGATTTCACGCCTGTCTGCACCACCGAGCTCGGCTACATGGCGAAAATAAAGCCCGAGTTCGACAAGCGCAATACCAAGATCATCGGCTTGAGCGTCGACCCCATCGACGATCACGCGCGATGGTCCGCTGATATCAAAGAGACACAAGGATATGCGCCCAACTATCCGATGATCGGCGACACCGATCTCGCGATCGCGAAGGCTTGGGGAATGCTGCCTGCGGAAACGTCAGGCGACGCATCGAAGCGCACGGCGGCCGACAACTACACAGTGCGAAACGTGTACATCATCGGTCCGGACAAGAAGATCAAGCTGATCCTCGTCTATCCGATGACGACCGGCCGCAACTTCGACGAAGTGCTCCGCGTGCTCGATTCACTTCAGCTCACCGCGAAGCATAAGGTTGCAACGCCGGTCAATTGGAAGAACGGCGAGAACGTGATCATCGCCGGTTCGGTCTCGAACGAGGAAGCGAAGCAGACGTATCCGCAAGGCTGGGAATCGCCGAAGCCCTATATTCGCATCGTGCCGCAACCGGGGAAATAGCGAGCGTCTGCCAGGGGCGGTAAAAGTGCCACTCGACTGCCATCGCACAAGACTTAGATAGAGCGGTCGCTAACTGCGCGATATGCGCAATGTGATTCGACCTCTGTCGGGTGTTCTGATCGCAATCGCGATCACGGCGACAATGGACGCGACGGGCCTGACTGTATTCAGCGCCCTTCCGCTCTTTCCACTGATGGCGCTGTTTTGGTACTTGGAGCGGCTGCCCCGCACCAAAGTGGGGTTCGTCTGGGGACGATGGGCCGACTACGGTCTGGCTGTCATTTTCCCATTGATCGTGCTGAGTATAGCGGCGGCGATCGCCGTGATGGCCGGTCAAACGCATACCGCAAGCACCGATTGGGGAAAGGCCGTCCTCAATGTGTCGATAAACGCAGCAGGCACGATACCAGTCGCCATTTTAACGGAGGAAGGTTTTTTTCGCGGATGGCTGTGGGCGTCACTCGAACGCTCCGGTTTGAAAATATTGAACATCGTCGTGTGGACAAGCGTGGCATTTGCGCTGTGGCACATTTCCGAAGTCACGTTGGCCAAGGGCTACACATTGCCACCCACTCAAATTCCGATCTTCATCGCGAATGCTGCCGTCTTGGGCGCCATTTGGGGACTCCTACGTGCTATTTCCGGCTCGGTGATCGTGACAAGCGTGAGCCATGGCCTTTGGAACGGCGGCGCATATGCTTTATTCGGCGTTGGAACACGAGTCGGGGCTCTCGGAATCGCGGACAAGGCGACCTACGGCGTTGAGGTCGGAATCGTGGGCTTAGTGCTGAACGTCTTGTTTGCCGTCGCGCTTTGGCGGTGGTGGATGCTGCAAAATCAATCGAGCCCGAACCCCGCTCCATAGTCGGTAGACCCGAGAGGCGTGCAAGGCCACTGGACGGTTCAGTACACGCCCGGGCTCTAAGCTATTTTTCCGTGCAAGACTCCCAACGTCCATTTCGGACGGATGACGGACGCATGGATGATAGACTCCGTTGCGTGTCGGCCCTCGAGACCATTTGGTATCGTAAATTATGCCGCACATCTTTAACGTGAGGAGAATCCAATGCAGTTCAAATCCATTCGTCCGGTTCTCATGGCGGCGGTAGTCGTCGCGGGTTCTGGCATTCTCGCGGGCGGACTTGCTCTCGGGCCGGCACACGCGGCTGGCAATCAATCGCAAGTCAACCCGATGTCCGTCACCAACTGCAACAGCGGTAACCCCTGCAAGACGTTCAGCAACTCAGGCATCGGCGCCGGCGTCAAGGGCAGCAACACGAACAGTTCGCCGTTCAGCTCCGGCGTCATCGGATCTTCGACCAAGAATGGTAACGGTGTATCGGGCTTTGGCGTCAACGGCTTTGGCGTCAACGGCGTTTCGTCTAGCTCGACCGGCGTCTCCGGCAGCAGTTCGTCGGCATGGGGCACCTTCGGCTACAGCACCAATGGCATCGGCGCTGAAGGTCAGAGCGTGAACAACATCGGCGTGGAAGCATTTTCCAGCGGACCGTCCGAGGGGCTCCTCGCAGCCAGCGGCAGCGGCGACGCGATCGTTGCCATCTCCGAAAGTTCTGCTACGGCTGTGGCTGCACTTGGCGGCACGGGAGACGCGATCGACGCCACCACGTTCGGCGGCATCGGCATTTATGCGAATAACGGCAACGGCAACGGCGGAGACATCAGAGGCACGTACATCGGATCCATGGGTCGCGCTCCGGCGGGAACCGGCGGATTCCCGCTCGTGGCGACCGACCTGAACGGCAACGACCTGATGTTCGTGAACGGCAACGGCGATCTGTTCTACCACGGCGGTCTCAGCAATTTCTCCAAGACGCGTGATGGGAAAATCGCGGTAGGCTTCGGCACGACGACGACTTCGCCCACGGTCGAAGACAACGGCACGGCACGGCTCGTCGGCGGCGTGGCCACCGTCCAGCTCGACCCGACGTTCGCCAACTCGATCGACATGAGCAAAGCGTATCAAGTCATGCTCACGCCCGATGGCGACACGAAAGGCCTGTACATCGCAAGCAAGAGCCCGACCGGGTTCGTCGTGCGTGAAACGCAAGCCGGAAACGGAACGCTCAACTTCGACTATCACATCTACGCGCCGGCACTCGGACAAGCAGGGAAGCGGATGGCCGAGATGACGACCACGCAAGCGCAAGCGTTCATGCCACACGCACAAGCGTTCACTCGCCCGGTTCCCAAGGTGAACATCTCAGTGCGCCCTCACTAGCGCCGCGCTAGACTACATAAACGGGGCTGCCGCAAGGCGGCCTCGTTTTCTTCGTTGTTGCGAACAGAGGCTCGAAAATGGTCGCGGAGAAGACGACGTGGTGCACAACTTAAGACGGAGATACATCCTCGCGAGTCTCGCCTTCGCCGGAATTTTGGCCGGCCCAACGGTTGCGAGCGCCGATTGCGCTGTCACCGTGTCGAGCTTGTTTGCGCTCGGATCCGATTCCGCGAAGTCCACGACTGTGTACGGTTTCAATATTTCGAGGAGCGACGGTAAAGCAATTGATGCGCGGATCGCAGCGCTTGCGTCGGACGGCAGTCAATTGCAGCAGTTCGAAGTTCAAGGCGCCATCCCAACTGTAAAAGCGAAACCGAACGAATGGGCGGGTTTAGCATTTTCAATAGACGGCGGATCGCTTTCATCAATTGAAGTCACTGCAGAGTCCGAGCCGGGCAGTGACGAAGTCCGCCCATGTTCGGCGGCTGCGGTAGGTATCCAAAGGGATATCGCACCGGCGAGAGGAGCAACTCCGGCCGGCCACGGCGACTTGGGCGCGCTCGAACTAAGCGGGTCACTGGTACCTGCATTAAACGCGGTCGCCGCGGTGGATGTTGTTTTCACGCGAGTCACAACAATGACTGCGCTGGCCTATCCGTCCAATGCAGTCAACGCCGGACGTCAAGGTCAGACGATCGTAGGAGTTACGATCGACATCGATGGACGTGTAAGAGATGCCGAAGTGCTGACGTCGTCGGGCGTGAAAACGCTCGACGATGCTGCAATTGCTGCAGCCCGAAGTTCCATTTACAGCGTGGCAACAATGAACGGTTTGCCGGTCGTCAGCCACTTTTCTGCTACGTATGAGTTCCGGATCGATAACAACCGCAGATAAAGTCTGGGCTAGTTCGCTTGATGCGCTGACGATTTGTCTACGTGACTGATACAATGTCCGCAAAATGCGGCACATGGTCGCTCAGCCCGGAGTCGATCCACTCGCTGCGGGAACCGATCCCAACCGTCATCCGGTTATCAACAAATTTTTTAGGCACGAGTCCTCGCGAGTCATCCCGTAGCGCAGCTGCGCTCGGCGGAGAACGCGGCGGTCGCCGCTAAGTTACCGTCGTGCCTAAGAAACGCAAGATCAAGAAAGAGCCGCCGCGATGGAAATGGATCGACGGCTGGCGCGCCGCAGCAGGCTCCGCTCTGTGCGTTGAGGGGATTTTAGCGGGCGGCAACC harbors:
- a CDS encoding CPBP family intramembrane glutamic endopeptidase, with the translated sequence MIRPLSGVLIAIAITATMDATGLTVFSALPLFPLMALFWYLERLPRTKVGFVWGRWADYGLAVIFPLIVLSIAAAIAVMAGQTHTASTDWGKAVLNVSINAAGTIPVAILTEEGFFRGWLWASLERSGLKILNIVVWTSVAFALWHISEVTLAKGYTLPPTQIPIFIANAAVLGAIWGLLRAISGSVIVTSVSHGLWNGGAYALFGVGTRVGALGIADKATYGVEVGIVGLVLNVLFAVALWRWWMLQNQSSPNPAP
- a CDS encoding peroxiredoxin, giving the protein MALTIGSTAPDFEAETTEGKIHFHDWIGDGWAVLFSHPKDFTPVCTTELGYMAKIKPEFDKRNTKIIGLSVDPIDDHARWSADIKETQGYAPNYPMIGDTDLAIAKAWGMLPAETSGDASKRTAADNYTVRNVYIIGPDKKIKLILVYPMTTGRNFDEVLRVLDSLQLTAKHKVATPVNWKNGENVIIAGSVSNEEAKQTYPQGWESPKPYIRIVPQPGK
- a CDS encoding DUF4242 domain-containing protein; amino-acid sequence: MPRYLVERSFPNGLEIPMSNEGATACLNVVKNNLHEGVSWVHSYVSTDKKKTYCIYDGPDEKAIRIAAESNGLPVDTVSEVKVLDPYFYH
- a CDS encoding energy transducer TonB, with the protein product MYGFNISRSDGKAIDARIAALASDGSQLQQFEVQGAIPTVKAKPNEWAGLAFSIDGGSLSSIEVTAESEPGSDEVRPCSAAAVGIQRDIAPARGATPAGHGDLGALELSGSLVPALNAVAAVDVVFTRVTTMTALAYPSNAVNAGRQGQTIVGVTIDIDGRVRDAEVLTSSGVKTLDDAAIAAARSSIYSVATMNGLPVVSHFSATYEFRIDNNRR
- a CDS encoding kelch repeat-containing protein, encoding MPTARLALAAAVVVGTLYAVGGSDTNNEIVNTFEAYDPETDTWTTKSPMPKARVYLAACAISRILYAAGGADKRGASDALFAYDPVTDAWTKKADMRHKVSGLAVGVVHGELYAVGGNNGNQVFKTVEAYDTAANTWTTENPMPTARWGLAVGVVNGILYAVGGLGSRGPLNTVEAYDAATNRWTSRAAMPTARFGLTVSVTNGKLYAIGGEGVGNYLDTVEAYDPATNTWTAKAAMPTARFALASGVHNGTIYAVGGYSGDVLNTVEAFRP